A segment of the Flavobacteriales bacterium genome:
GTGCTCAACATATTTCATCACGCCAAGCAGGAGCGCGTACCTGGGAATGACCTGATGCCGGCCCTGCTCGCCCGTGCGGCAACGCAAGGCATCGGCGTTTTCCTGTATGGTGGCCAGCCGGATACGCTCCGGACCATCAGCGCGCGCGCGAACCAGGAGAACGAAGGCATACGCATCGCCGGAACGCATTCACCGCCCTTCGCACCATTGGAGCGCATGGATCTCGACGAAGAGGCGGAGCGCATCAATTCCTCGGGCGCGGGGCTCGTCCTGGTTTCGCTCGGTTGTCCGAAACAGGAGCGTTTCATGGCGGCCATGAAAGGTCGGGTGAATGCCGTGATGGTGGGCGTCGGTGGGGCTTTCCTGCTTTACGCCGGTCTCGATAAGCGCGCACCGAAGTGGATGCGTGACTTCTCCCTCGAATGGCTTTATCGCCTTTGGCTCGAACCAGGTCGCCTTTGGAAGCGCTACCTCGTAACCAACACCCGGTTCGTGATTCTGTACCTCAAGGCTCGGATCACCGGACAGGTCGACCAACGGCGCATGGCCTGAACCGCTTGGTCGCGCTACTTGCCTGAAGGCTAGACAAGTGCCAACCAATGCAGCCATCATGCAATCAAACCGTTATCGACGAATAAAGAAATTTCTTCGACAAACTTGACTTCAGAGGGCCGTACCGAATAGATTTGCCCGCACTCGAAAAGACCCGCCCGCAGCCATCACGCAGAAGCCGAATCAGCATGGAGCGGATCCTTACCCCAGGCAACAACAATGGCAAGAGCAATGGTGCCGGTGAAATGGCCCAGGACCTTGCTGCTGCTTTGCGGAGCAAGCGGATCTCGCTGCAGCATGTCCAATCGGGACTGAACAAGGTGCTCTCCCTGGAACCGCTCACCTCGGTGAAGGACTTGGTGATCGTTGGCGAGAGCCCGGCCGCCGAGGAGATCTTCCAATACTGCCAGGACCAAACGGTTCGGGGCTACCGGTTCCGGGGGATCTTCACCGATGCTCCCATTGATGGCATGCTCGCCCCTCATCGGGTGGGCGACCTGGCGGCCTTGAAGGCATTCGCCGTGCAGAACAGGATTGACATCGTGTACTGCGCACTGCCCGGCACGCGGAGGCAGGAAATCACGGACCTGATGGAATTCTGCGAGCGCAACACCATCCGTTTCCGCGTGATCCCGAGCGCGGAGAGCTTCATTCCGGTGGTGAAGACGAGCGACCTCGAGTTCCTCGGCGGTGTTCCAGTGAGCAAGCTCAGAAAGGAACCGCTCGACCGTGCCGTGAACCGGATGCTGAAGCGGGCCTTCGACATTGCCTTCTCCTTGGGCGTGATCGTTTTCGTGCTCACCTGGCTCATC
Coding sequences within it:
- a CDS encoding exopolysaccharide biosynthesis polyprenyl glycosylphosphotransferase codes for the protein MERILTPGNNNGKSNGAGEMAQDLAAALRSKRISLQHVQSGLNKVLSLEPLTSVKDLVIVGESPAAEEIFQYCQDQTVRGYRFRGIFTDAPIDGMLAPHRVGDLAALKAFAVQNRIDIVYCALPGTRRQEITDLMEFCERNTIRFRVIPSAESFIPVVKTSDLEFLGGVPVSKLRKEPLDRAVNRMLKRAFDIAFSLGVIVFVLTWLIPVLSLLVKLSSRGPVFFKQMRLGRDNQEFVCWKFRSMRLNKEADVKQATQNDPRVTAVGRFLRKSNLDEMPQFWNVLLGHMSVVGPRPHPIRLNEQYRDIIDKYMVRHFVRPGITGWAQVNGFRGETRTPELMERRVELDVWYLENWSFWLDLRIIVSTVTNMFGKDKMAY
- a CDS encoding WecB/TagA/CpsF family glycosyltransferase → MTSTTAPARALPKHPVLTVSLTTGSFDEQLESILALARDRCSAYVCCVNVHMAIEALEPVFSKIVNEADLATPDGVPMLHVLNIFHHAKQERVPGNDLMPALLARAATQGIGVFLYGGQPDTLRTISARANQENEGIRIAGTHSPPFAPLERMDLDEEAERINSSGAGLVLVSLGCPKQERFMAAMKGRVNAVMVGVGGAFLLYAGLDKRAPKWMRDFSLEWLYRLWLEPGRLWKRYLVTNTRFVILYLKARITGQVDQRRMA